In Candidatus Paceibacterota bacterium, the sequence GTGACTTTTCATGGCAATTGGGAATTTGAAGCGCGGAGCGGACGCCTCGGCGAGACGTTCCTGTCGACGAAGAGACATTTTCGCATTAGGTCCGGCTCGCGAGTTTAGGGCAGGACCTGGATACGGTAGAAACGGTTGGTGGCGCCGGAGGAAGAGTCGAACCAGCGGGTGACAGGGTCAGTGAGGCTGGCCGGGACGACCGCGCCGACAATTGGCTGCATAGGCTCGTGCAGGTTGGTAGTGGCGAGCACTTGGTAGGATTTGCCGGGCACGCTGGCCCAAGTGACCTCGGCAGGAGTGTCGGGAACCAGATGCGTGATGCGGAGGAAGGAATTGAGGTCGCCCGGGTCGGTGCCGGCGAGCAGTTCGAGCCAGTCGGGAACGGTGTCTCCGTCCGTGTCGAGGACCGAGTTCCGGATGCCCACAAGCACGGTGCGGCTCGCGCTGAGATTCACGCCGTTGGAGAAGGTGACGAGAATGGTGTTGGTGCCGGGGGAAAAGTCCCGCCAGTTGTAGTAGATCTGGCGCATTCCCGTGCCGCAGCCAAAGGGGCGGATGTTGTAGAGGACGTTGCTGTTGGCGTCCTGACGCGGTTGGAAGACGCCGTTGATGTAGATGCTGAAGAGGTTGTAATTGGTGGTGGTAAGGGTGGCGGTAAAACAGGATGAGATGGTGAAGACATCATTGGAGTTGAGGGTGAGCACCTGTCCGTCAGTGGATGGATTGACGATATTGAGCACGGTGGCCGGTCCTTGGGCATTGATTGTGCGGGTGACCGTAGTGTAGCGCTCCGGGTAAACGCTCGACGCGGTGTCCTTGAGGTAAACATCAATCGTGGCGGTGCCGCTACTGGCAACGGGACTGTAGGCGAAGCGAAACTCCTGCGGGTAATTGGGGTACTGCTGACTCAGGCCGCCGTCCGGAGAGACTGCGCTGGCCGTGCCACAGTTCTGGCCATTGTTGTCGGTGATGCAGTAATCCACCGCTGTTGTCGAGCTGTCGGCGCGCACGACCACGGTGTAGGTGCTGCTAGTCAGCGTGGCGCCGTCTGTGGCGGGGTAGGCAATGACTCCGCCCGGCAACTGGCCGGCGTAGTAAAAGGTCTGCAGGAAGGTGTTATAGACCGCCGATTTGCCGCTGCGCGGCAGGAAAGCGCGCGCGCGGACAATGTGGAATCCGCTACGCAAGCCGGTGGTGGTGTCGCTCGTGTTGAGGTTGTTATGCAGCCACACCGTGGCGGCGGTGGGATTGAAGTTCGTTATACCGAATTGGGTCAGGCCGTAAAGCTTGGCGCCGTCGGCGTCGGAAATGGCCTCAATCGGGCCATAGACGCCGCCCTTGAACAGGGCCACCTTGTAGCGAACTTCGGGGCTCCCGGACTGTGCCGGGATGGTGCCCTTCCACCAGTCGATGGTGGATTCAGCCACGTCGTTGGTCTGCCACCCCGCCTCGACGACCTGGGTGGTCCCTTTGCCGACGCCGAAGGCTCCTTCGGGATTGGTGCCGTCGGTAGTGTAGTAGATAAAGCACTTGTCAATCTGGAACTGGTAGCCTGACTTGATCCAGATATCCACGGGCTGGCCGGCCCCCGGATTGTAGGGGATGCGCTGAGTGGGAGTGCTGCGGCCTTTGGCGGTATTAGTCGCCGCCGGATCGTGATAAACCCAGTCGGCTGTCTGGGTCTTGACACCCAAACCTCCACCCGCCCCATTGACCACCGACGTGGTTGTGGTGCCGACGGTGTATTTGTACGTCTCGGCGCCGGGTGAAGCGATTGTGTTCCGGTCGACCAAACGTGCGCCGAATTTCTCCGGGCCATAGCGGAACTGCTGCAGCGCCTGCTCGTAACCGAGCCATACGTCAGTGACATAACCAGGCCGGTTGTCCCGCCGGTCAAAGCCCGTGCCGGGGCCGAGGCCCATGTGACTGTTCAGGTCGAGCCCGCCGTCCAACTTGACCGCCATATTCACGGCCGACGCGTCGCTGCGCAGGAGCATGTCAAAGGGCGCATTGGTCAGGACCGGAATCCGGATAGAGTAGGTACTGGTGGTGGCGGCGAGATTGCCTTCGCCGGGAGCGAGCAGGACGTTGCCGCCGGAGTCCACGCTCCCCCGCATCTTGAAGGGATAAACCGGGCCGAAGCCAGGATCGCCGTGGCTGCCGTCGCGGCGGGTGACCAGCAGCGTCGGCGCGACTGCCCCGCCCTGCCGGAAGGTGATGGCATTGGTCAGCACATTTGCGCGGCTCGGCTCCGGCCACTGGTAGCCGTACATCACCCAGCCCCCGGCCGGAATGAGCAACTCAATGGCGCCGCCTCCCGGGGCCAGGACCTGGCCGCCGGCCACATAGATTTTCCGTTGCGCCGGGCTGGCAGCGAAGGCGGTGGAAGTCGCCTCTGCCTGACTGGTCGTGGCTTCATGCACCAACAGCTTCGCACAGGTGCGGGAATTGCCGCCATTTGGCGAACTGCTGGCCATCTGTGACAGGACTGATCCGGGTGGAAAGCCGACCACCAAGCCAAAACCCTTGGAGGGGCTTCCGTTATAGCAGTTGTAGTAACCGTCATCGGCTCTAACGATCCCGTCGTCAAAGAGGACATCGCCGGAGGGGTTGTTGTAGGTGGCGTTCATCGCAAAGAGGACCACCGTGGCGTCGGGGTTGCTGTAAGGATCGCCGCCAGCAACGTCGCGATAGTCATATCGTTCGAAGGCGACGATATGACTGTCGCTCCAACGCGGGCGCGTGCCGCCGCGGGCCATCTGATTGTGGATGTAACAGGTCTCGGGCATGGTGTTATCGCCGAATTGACCGAGGTAACAAGTCATGGGGACCTGTGGGAACGTGGATTCGCTGCCGGGCGGGCCAGCCCAGTTGAAGTTATCCGAGTAGATCATCGGCAGGCCCTCGTGCATGAAGTAATAGGCGTTCTGCAGCTCGCGGTGGGTCGGACAGCAGAGGAGGTGGTCGTGATCCTCGGCGAACTGGACGCCCTGGGCGGCGCTGAACGCGCCGTCGTACGGAATGAAATGAGGCTGGTCAAGGTCCGCAGGCAGCGAGCCGCCGCCCTGCAAGCCACCATTGAGCACGGTGCGCAGGGGCGAGTTCAACAACCGCATCCCGGTACTGATGTATTCGCCGTACGACGGCGGGGAGCCCAGGTGTTCGCCGAAGACCATGGCGTCATTGCGCGGCGCCTCGGTGTCGAAACAACTATTCCGGTTATCGTCGGTTTCCGGGTAGCCGTTGGTGCGGACGTTGCTGCCGTAGCCGTGCGTGAAATCGAACATGGCCTGAATTCCGCCAAGGTAACCGCGCCAACTGGTCGAGTAGTCGCCGAAGAAAGGGGAAGGCACATGCTTAACTGCATCCAGCCGGAAACCGTCGCACTTGGTGGCGTGGATCGTCCACATCGCGGCGCGGGTGAGGTAGTCCTCGACCCGCTCGGCGACGGGCTGGCCGTTGGTGCCGTTGAAGGCATGCCAGGTGCCTCCGGGCCAGCTAAAGCCAGGCGAACCGCCGGCAGCCCATGAACCCAGGGCAACGGTGTTGGTGTCCATGTAGTACTCGGGATTGGCGGGATGGCGGACGAAGAAGGGCTTGCTGGCTTGGCTCCAGAGGGACGGGCCAAAGTTATAGTTGATCCCGCCGGGTTCGGTAGCCAGATCGCAGAGGCCGTTGATCGGCTCGTTCTGCACATAATCCTGATCGCCCCAGTCCTCCACATTCGGCCAGTTCCGGTTCCCGCTGCTGGTGGTCTTCAAATGGAAGTCCTGTGGCAGTAGCCCCGGGAAGAAGTTGGTGGGGGTGTAAACGTCATAGCCCGGCACGACTCCCTGGCGGTGGTTCATGATGTTGTCGAAGTAGACGCGAATGCCGAACCGGTGGGCGGTCTCGACCATCTCCAGCAATTCGGCTTTCGTGCCGTACTTGGTGGCGACGG encodes:
- a CDS encoding alpha-amylase family glycosyl hydrolase, yielding MRTSLAHRTASLSVVFILLFGGLTAARGEAMLQLFQMKWSELSQKMPELAEAGYTSLWLPVPAKGGGLLSVGYDLFDPFDLGDKYQNGTVATKYGTKAELLEMVETAHRFGIRVYFDNIMNHRQGVVPGYDVYTPTNFFPGLLPQDFHLKTTSSGNRNWPNVEDWGDQDYVQNEPINGLCDLATEPGGINYNFGPSLWSQASKPFFVRHPANPEYYMDTNTVALGSWAAGGSPGFSWPGGTWHAFNGTNGQPVAERVEDYLTRAAMWTIHATKCDGFRLDAVKHVPSPFFGDYSTSWRGYLGGIQAMFDFTHGYGSNVRTNGYPETDDNRNSCFDTEAPRNDAMVFGEHLGSPPSYGEYISTGMRLLNSPLRTVLNGGLQGGGSLPADLDQPHFIPYDGAFSAAQGVQFAEDHDHLLCCPTHRELQNAYYFMHEGLPMIYSDNFNWAGPPGSESTFPQVPMTCYLGQFGDNTMPETCYIHNQMARGGTRPRWSDSHIVAFERYDYRDVAGGDPYSNPDATVVLFAMNATYNNPSGDVLFDDGIVRADDGYYNCYNGSPSKGFGLVVGFPPGSVLSQMASSSPNGGNSRTCAKLLVHEATTSQAEATSTAFAASPAQRKIYVAGGQVLAPGGGAIELLIPAGGWVMYGYQWPEPSRANVLTNAITFRQGGAVAPTLLVTRRDGSHGDPGFGPVYPFKMRGSVDSGGNVLLAPGEGNLAATTSTYSIRIPVLTNAPFDMLLRSDASAVNMAVKLDGGLDLNSHMGLGPGTGFDRRDNRPGYVTDVWLGYEQALQQFRYGPEKFGARLVDRNTIASPGAETYKYTVGTTTTSVVNGAGGGLGVKTQTADWVYHDPAATNTAKGRSTPTQRIPYNPGAGQPVDIWIKSGYQFQIDKCFIYYTTDGTNPEGAFGVGKGTTQVVEAGWQTNDVAESTIDWWKGTIPAQSGSPEVRYKVALFKGGVYGPIEAISDADGAKLYGLTQFGITNFNPTAATVWLHNNLNTSDTTTGLRSGFHIVRARAFLPRSGKSAVYNTFLQTFYYAGQLPGGVIAYPATDGATLTSSTYTVVVRADSSTTAVDYCITDNNGQNCGTASAVSPDGGLSQQYPNYPQEFRFAYSPVASSGTATIDVYLKDTASSVYPERYTTVTRTINAQGPATVLNIVNPSTDGQVLTLNSNDVFTISSCFTATLTTTNYNLFSIYINGVFQPRQDANSNVLYNIRPFGCGTGMRQIYYNWRDFSPGTNTILVTFSNGVNLSASRTVLVGIRNSVLDTDGDTVPDWLELLAGTDPGDLNSFLRITHLVPDTPAEVTWASVPGKSYQVLATTNLHEPMQPIVGAVVPASLTDPVTRWFDSSSGATNRFYRIQVLP